A genomic stretch from Sulfurimonas sediminis includes:
- the hisF gene encoding imidazole glycerol phosphate synthase subunit HisF — MNYFAKRIIPCLDVKDGRVVKGVNFVGLKDAGDPVEVARRYNEEGADEITFLDITASSDNRGTIVDIVAQVAREIFIPLTVGGGIRKLDDIYKLLNVGCDKVSVNSAAIKRPQLIDEGAKRFGSQCIVTAIDVKKTGNKYNVYLNGGRVDTGIDAVEWAKEVVDRGSGEILLTSMDADGTKAGFELTITEQISRAVHVPVIASGGAGSMQHIKEAFEHGADAALAASIFHYKEIDIMDLKHYLHEQNIPVRL, encoded by the coding sequence ATGAATTATTTTGCAAAAAGAATTATTCCATGCTTGGATGTAAAAGACGGACGTGTTGTCAAAGGCGTCAATTTTGTAGGGCTCAAAGATGCCGGTGATCCTGTTGAAGTAGCCCGCAGATACAATGAAGAGGGTGCAGATGAAATTACATTTTTGGATATTACCGCTTCTTCTGACAACAGAGGCACAATAGTAGATATAGTTGCCCAGGTGGCACGAGAGATTTTCATTCCTCTGACAGTAGGTGGAGGTATTCGTAAGCTTGACGATATTTACAAACTCTTAAATGTCGGCTGTGATAAAGTCAGCGTTAATTCCGCAGCTATAAAAAGACCCCAACTCATAGACGAAGGTGCCAAACGCTTTGGATCACAGTGTATTGTTACAGCAATTGATGTGAAAAAAACAGGAAACAAATACAATGTTTACCTGAACGGCGGACGTGTAGATACCGGTATAGATGCTGTAGAGTGGGCAAAAGAAGTTGTAGACAGAGGAAGTGGAGAAATTTTACTAACCTCTATGGATGCAGACGGAACAAAAGCAGGTTTTGAGCTTACCATTACAGAGCAAATCAGCCGCGCGGTACATGTACCTGTTATTGCAAGCGGTGGAGCAGGGAGTATGCAACATATAAAAGAGGCTTTTGAACACGGTGCAGATGCTGCGCTTGCCGCTTCTATATTCCACTATAAAGAGATAGATATTATGGACTTAAAACATTATCTTCATGAACAAAACATTCCGGTAAGGCTATAA